Within the Emticicia oligotrophica DSM 17448 genome, the region CATTGCTTTCAAGATTCACGGCTCTGACCCACTTGGTGATAAGGAACATGCTCTTTTATATTTATTCGGCTATCTCAGCATATTCATTACCGGTGCTGGAAAATACTCGCTTGATTCCAAACTTTTTAAGTAAAATTCATCAAAGAAATTTCTTTATATAAGAAGGAATAATCAGGTAATTTTCATCTGAATTGCTGATATGTTTATTTTGAGTGATAAGTATGCTTAAAACGATTAGGAATTGACTATAAGCATAAAAAAAGAAGCTTGCATAAGACATCAAAATATTTTCGATATTTAAAAAGACCACACACGCATAGAAAATATCTGATAAAACCCTGAATAAAACTGATGCTAATGCCAGTTTTTTGTAGGTTTGATTCGTGTCTAAATAAAGAGCATTAAGTATAAAAAGGTAGGTAAAAATCGAATAAAAGACTCCTGAAAAATAAACGTACTCTTTGTTAAGTGTTGAGCTAGTAATAACAATAGAGAAGAAAGCACTTGGAATAATTGGTATTAGAAATTTCCATAAGTCACTTTTATCTGAGTATATGATTAGTTTTCCTTCTAAGCGAATCAAGTAATATATAATTATATTATTTAATAAAGAAAGACTTATCTGTATAGTAATTCCGAGGTCTCCAAAATTAGCATAAGTAAAAACATCACTTAAAAAACCTCCAAAGCACATTAGATATATTATTATATCAATGTTACTAAATTTCCAATTTCTTGTAAATCCATATAGTAAAAATAAAATAGGCATTACTAATCCATAACCAGTAGATACGAGCGGTCTAAAATTGAAAAAATATCCTATGAATGTAAGCACTAAGCTTAAATGGAAAGTTAGTTTCAGGTAAGAGTTCATAAGTAATAGCTAAATAGGTAAAAGTACAGCAATTTTTCAAGTAAGGTTCATAATATAAACTATTGAGGAAGAAATATGTTATGAATGTAAAAAAAAATCATTAAAAACTAATAAAACGAGTATAATATTTTTAATGCTTAAAATCGCTTATAATCCAATTTATCGCCACCCATTACCCGAAGGCCATCGTTTCCCGATGATGAAATATGAGTTAATTCCTGAGCAATTATTGTATGAAGGGACGTGCACCGAAGAAAATTTCTTTTCGCCAACGGTAGTTGATAAACGTTGGGTTTTGGGTGTTCATAATGAGCAGTATTTCAACGATTTACTAAACCTCAGCATTGACCCAAAAATGGAACGTAGGATTGGTTTTCCTATTTCAGAAATGTTGGTGAAGCGAGAGCTTATCATTACTCAAGGCACGATAGATTGCTGTCATTATGCCTTGCAATATGGCATTTCGATGAATATCGCGGGCGGCACGCATCATGCTTATTCCGATAAGGGCGAAGGTTTTTGCTTACTGAATGATGTAGCAGTAGCAGCCAATTATTTGCTTGAAAATCAAATAGTTAAAAAAGTTTTAGTCATTGATTTAGATGTACATCAAGGCAATGGAACGGCAGAGATATTTCAGCAAGAGCCGAGAGTTTTTACATTTTCTATGCACGGGAAAGAAAATTATCCACTCAAAAAAGAAATATCAGATTTAGACATTGAACTACCAACTTATTGTAAAGATGAAGATTATCTAAACATTTTGTATGATACCTTGCCACGTTTAATTGAAGTGGAAAAGCCTGAATTTTTGTTCTACATTTCGGGCGTTGATATTTTGGCTTCTGATAAATTGGGCAAATTGAGTGTTTCGATGGAAGGGTGTCGACGTCGAGATGAGTTTGTTTTCGAACAAGCCATTAAACACAAATTACCCATTGTTGTTTCGATGGGAGGAGGCTA harbors:
- a CDS encoding histone deacetylase family protein → MLKIAYNPIYRHPLPEGHRFPMMKYELIPEQLLYEGTCTEENFFSPTVVDKRWVLGVHNEQYFNDLLNLSIDPKMERRIGFPISEMLVKRELIITQGTIDCCHYALQYGISMNIAGGTHHAYSDKGEGFCLLNDVAVAANYLLENQIVKKVLVIDLDVHQGNGTAEIFQQEPRVFTFSMHGKENYPLKKEISDLDIELPTYCKDEDYLNILYDTLPRLIEVEKPEFLFYISGVDILASDKLGKLSVSMEGCRRRDEFVFEQAIKHKLPIVVSMGGGYSPRIADIVEAHCNTYRLAERMYF